A stretch of the Panicum virgatum strain AP13 chromosome 9N, P.virgatum_v5, whole genome shotgun sequence genome encodes the following:
- the LOC120689527 gene encoding ABC transporter G family member 48 isoform X2 produces the protein MAESNQHAAAALASSSRRSLSWGSSISRSFRQMETEDPFGRAQSEQEHRDEEENLRWAALEKLPTYERMRQGILRRALDQQQQGQGGVEVVDIQKMAAGDGGRALLERLWIQDDSERFLRRLKDRIDMVGIELPTIEVRYEQLTVEADVIVAGRALPTLWNAATNFLQGLIGRFGSSNKRNITILKNVNGVLKPSRMTLLLGPPSSGKSTLMRALTGKLDKNLKVSGSITYCGHPISEFYPERTSAYVGQYDLHNAEMTVRETLDFSRRCLGIGARYEMLAELARRERDAGIKPDPEIDAFMKATAVQGQETNILTDVTLKVLGLDICADIIIGDEMVRGISGGQKKRVTTGEMLTGPARALFMDEISTGLDSSSTFQIVKFMRQLVHVMNETVVISLLQPPPETYNLFDDIILLSEGYIVYHGPRENILEFFESAGFRCPERKGVADFLQEVTSKKDQQQYWYLDREYHYVSVLEFAEHFKSFHVGQLMHKELQTPFEKSKTHPAALTTRKYGLSSWESFKAVMSREQLLMKRNSFIYIFKVTQLIILALMSMTVFLRTKMPHGQISDGNKFFGALTFSVITVMFNGFAELQLTIKKLPVFYKHRDFLFFPAWTFGLANIILKIPVSLVEAAVWVVLTYYVMGFAPAAGRFFRQFIAFFATHQVAMALFRFLGAILKTMVVANTFGVFVMLVIFIFGGFVIRRNDIKPWWIWGYWASPMMYSQNAISINEFLASRWAIPNNDTNIDAPTVGKAILKSKGLFTGEWGFWVSIGALIGFIILFNILYLWALTFLSPSSGSNTQISEGENSEHEMVVKGRHKDEISQAVCSDPGTNGATKRPAQSRVTLPFQPLSLCFNHVNYYVDMPEEMMEQGFTESRLQLLSDISGAFRPGVLTALVGVSGAGKTTLMDVLAGRKTSGVVEGDITLSGYPKKQETFARISGYCEQTDIHSPNVTVYESIIYSAWLRLSSDVDDSTKKMFVEEVMALVELDVLRNALVGLPGVSGLSTEQRKRLTIAVELVANPSIIFMDEPTSGLDARAAAIVMRTVRNTVNTGRTVVCTIHQPSIDIFESFDELLLLKRGGQVIYAGELGHHSHKLVEYFEAIPGVPKITEGYNPATWVLEVSSPLSEARLNMNFAEIYANSVLYRKNQELIKELSTAPPDYQDLSFPTKYSQNFYGQCLANFWKQYRSYWKNPPYNAMRYLMTLLFGLVFGTVFWQKGKKIDSQQDLYNLLGATYAATFFLGASNCMTVQPVVSIERAVFYREKAAGMYSPLSYAFAQACVEVIYNIMQGILYTVLIYAMIGYDWKADKFFYFLFFITASFNYFTLFGMMLVACTPSALLANILITFALPLWNLFAGFLIVRPAIPIWWRWYYWANPCAWTIYGAVASQFGEDGGLLSVPGGRSPVTVKEFLKDNLGIRHDFLGYAVLVHFAFIITFSFVFGYSIKFFNFQKR, from the exons ATGGCGGAGTCGAATCAgcatgctgcggcggcgctggcgtcgTCGAGCCGTCGGAGCCTGAGCTGGGGCTCCTCCATCTCGCGGTCGTTCCGGCAGATGGAGACGGAGGACCCCTTCGGGCGGGCGCAGTCGGAGCAGGAGCACCGCGACGAGGAGGAGAACCTGCGCTGGGCGGCGCTGGAGAAGCTGCCCACCTACGAACGAATGCGCCAGGGCATCCTCCGGAGGGCGCTCGACCAGCAGCAACAAGGCCAGGGCGGCGTCGAGGTCGTCGACATCCAGAAgatggccgccggcgacgggggcCGCGCCCTCTTGGAGCGCCTCTggatccaggacgacagcgagcGCTTCCTGCGCCGACTCAAGGATCGCATCGACAT GGTGGGCATCGAGCTCCCGACCATCGAGGTTCGCTACGAGCAGCTCACGGTGGAGGCGGACGTCAtcgtcgccggccgcgccctccCAACGCTCTGGAACGCAGCCACCAATTTTCTCCAG GGACTCATTGGCCGGTTTGGCTCTTCAAACAAGAGGAACATCACCATACTTAAGAATGTCAATGGTGTCCTCAAGCCGTCCAG GATGACGCTTCTCCTTGGGCCTCCATCCTCAGGAAAGAGCACGCTCATGCGAGCACTCACTGGAAAGCTTGACAAAAATCTCAAG GTCTCTGGCAGCATCACATATTGTGGCCATCCAATTTCAGAATTCTATCCTGAGAGGACAAGCGCATATGTTGGTCAGTATGATCTCCACAATGCAGAGATGACTGTAAGAGAGACGTTGGATTTCTCCAGGAGGTGCCTAGGCATCGGTGCCAGATATGAGATGCTCGCAGAACTTGCTAGAAGGGAGCGGGATGCAGGCATTAAGCCAGATCCTGAGATTGATGCTTTCATGAAAGCTACTGCAGTACAAGGACAGGAGACTAATATTTTAACAGACGTCACTCTCAAG GTGCTTGGGCTGGACATTTGTGCTGATATTATTATTGGTGATGAGATGGTCAGAGGTATTTCTGGTGGGCAAAAGAAACGTGTGACAACTG GGGAGATGTTAACGGGGCCAGCAAGGGCTTTGTTTATGGACGAAATATCCACTGGACTGGATAGCTCGAGCACATTTCAGATTGTAAAGTTTATGAGACAATTGGTCCATGTAATGAATGAGACTGTCGTGATCTCTCTGCTCCAGCCACCGCCAGAGACCTACAATCTTTTTGATGACATAATCCTACTATCAGAAGGTTACATAGTCTACCATGGGCCACGCGAGAACATCTTGGAGTTCTTTGAGTCTGCTGGTTTCCGGTGCCCTGAAAGGAAAGGTGTTGCGGACTTTCTTCAAGAGGTCACTTCCAAGAAAGACCAGCAGCAATATTGGTACCTTGATCGGGAATATCATTATGTATCTGTACTGGAGTTTGCAGAACATTTCAAGTCATTCCATGTGGGCCAGCTGATGCATAAGGAGCTACAAACTCCTTTCGAGAAGTCCAAAACCCATCCTGCTGCATTGACCACCAGAAAGTATGGGCTTTCCAGCTGGGAATCATTTAAGGCAGTGATGTCAAGAGAGCAGCTGTTGATGAAGCGCAACTCCTTCATCTACATTTTCAAGGTCACCCAGTTGATCATCCTTGCGCTCATGTCCATGACTGTGTTCCTCAGAACAAAGATGCCCCATGGGCAGATTTCTGATGGCAACAAATTCTTTGGGGCTCTGACTTTTAGTGTGATAACGGTCATGTTCAATGGTTTTGCTGAGCTACAATTGACCATAAAGAAGCTACCAGTTTTCTACAAACATAGGGATTTCTTGTTCTTCCCTGCATGGACCTTTGGACTGGCAAACATAATCTTAAAAATTCCTGTTTCGCTCGTCGAAGCAGCAGTATGGGTTGTTCTCACGTACTACGTGATGGGGTTTGCACCTGCTGCAGGAAG GTTCTTTCGTCAGTTTATAGCATTTTTTGCCACACACCAAGTGGCAATGGCTTTATTCCGATTTCTTGGTGCTATTttgaaaacaatggttgtggCCAATACTTTCGGTGTGTTTGTGATGCTTGTTATTTTTATCTTTGGAGGATTTGTCATCCGTAGAA ATGACATCAAACCATGGTGGATCTGGGGTTACTGGGCATCTCCTATGATGTATAGCCAAAATGCAATATCTATCAACGAGTTCCTTGCCAGTAGATGGGCTATT CCAAACAATGATACAAATATTGACGCACCAACAGTGGGTAAAGCTATTCTTAAATCCAAAGGCTTGTTTACTGGTGAATGGGGATTTTGGGTTTCCATTGGAGCCCTTATAGGATTCATTATTTTGTTCAACATCCTGTACCTTTGGGCCCTCACATTCTTGAGTC CTAGTAGTGGCTCCAATACCCAAATTTCAGAAGGTGAAAACAGTGAACATGAAATGGTAGTGAAAGGAAGACACAAAGATGAAATATCCCAAGCTGTATGCAGTGATCCAG GCACTAATGGAGCAACAAAGAGACCAGCTCAGTCACGCGTCACTTTACCTTTCCAGCCTCTTTCACTTTGCTTTAACCATGTAAACTATTATGTGGACATGCCTGAA GAAATGATGGAACAAGGATTCACAGAAAGCCGTCTACAGTTGCTCTCTGATATTAGTGGTGCTTTCAGGCCAGGGGTCCTGACAGCATTAGTTGGTGTGAGTGGAGCTGGAAAGACCACTTTGATGGATGTCCTGGCAGGAAGGAAAACTAGTGGAGTTGTTGAAGGAGATATTACCCTGTCTGGTTACCCCAAAAAACAAGAAACTTTTGCTCGGATCAGTGGCTATTGCGAACAGACTGATATCCATTCTCCGAATGTTACTGTATATGAATCCATTATCTACTCTGCCTGGTTGCGTCTTTCCTCAGATGTTGATGACAGTACGAAGAAG ATGTTTGTGGAGGAAGTGATGGCCCTTGTAGAGCTTGATGTGTTGCGCAATGCACTGGTGGGTCTCCCTGGAGTTAGTGGGTTATCAACTGAACAAAGAAAAAGGCTTACAATTGCCGTGGAGCTGGTAGCGAACCCGTCAATCATTTTTATGGACGAGCCAACTTCGGGTCTTGACGCTCGAGCTGCAGCAATTGTCATGCGTACAGTGAGAAATACAGTTAACACTGGGCGTACTGTGGTTTGCACAATCCATCAGCCCAGCATTGATATATTCGAGTCTTTCGATGAG CTTCTGCTTTTGAAACGGGGAGGGCAAGTTATTTATGCTGGTGAACTTGGTCACCACTCTCACAAACTAGTCGAATATTTTGAG GCGATTCCAGGCGTTCCAAAGATCACAGAAGGATATAATCCTGCGACGTgggtgctggaagttagctcTCCTCTATCCGAGGCTCGCCTGAACATGAATTTTGCTGAAATTTATGCCAACTCTGTGCTTTATAG GAAAAACCAAGAGCTGATCAAGGAGTTGAGTACAGCGCCACCAGACTACCAGGATCTGTCATTTCCTACAAAATATTCGCAGAACTTCTACGGTCAATGTCTTGCAAACTTTTGGAAGCAATACCGTTCTTACTGGAAGAATCCACCCTACAATGCCATGCGCTATCTGATGACACTGCTCTTTGGCCTTGTATTTGGTACAGTATTTTggcaaaaaggaaagaaaat AGATTCACAACAAGATTTGTACAACCTACTTGGAGCCACCTATGCTGCTACCTTCTTTCTTGGGGCTTCCAATTGCATGACGGTTCAGCCTGTTGTGTCAATTGAGCGAGCAGTTTTCTATCGTGAAAAGGCAGCGGGGATGTATTCTCCATTATCCTATGCATTTGCTCAG GCATGTGTGGAGGTCATCTACAACATCATGCAGGGGATTCTGTACACGGTCCTCATATACGCGATGATTGGATATGATTGGAAAGCTGATAAATTCTTCTACTTCCTTTTCTTCATCACTGCGAGCTTCAACTACTTCACGCTGTTTGGTATGATGTTGGTAGCATGCACTCCGTCTGCATTGCTGGCAAACATTCTCATCACCTTTGCCCTACCCCTCTGGAACCTCTTTGCTGGATTCCTCATCGTCAGACCG GCAATACCAATTTGGTGGAGGTGGTATTACTGGGCCAACCCATGCGCCTGGACCATCTATGGTGCCGTGGCATCTCAGTTTGGTGAGGATGGTGGTTTGCTCTCAGTTCCTGGAGGGAGGAGCCCCGTGACGGTGAAGGAGTTCTTGAAGGATAATCTTGGGATCCGGCATGACTTCCTTGGCTATGCTGTGCTCGTCCATTTCGCCTTCATCATCACGTTCTCCTTTGTATTTGGTTATTCCATCAAGTTCTTCAACTTCCAGAAACGTTAG
- the LOC120689527 gene encoding ABC transporter G family member 48 isoform X1, with the protein MGRGIRLGMSCEGLIGRFGSSNKRNITILKNVNGVLKPSRMTLLLGPPSSGKSTLMRALTGKLDKNLKVSGSITYCGHPISEFYPERTSAYVGQYDLHNAEMTVRETLDFSRRCLGIGARYEMLAELARRERDAGIKPDPEIDAFMKATAVQGQETNILTDVTLKVLGLDICADIIIGDEMVRGISGGQKKRVTTGEMLTGPARALFMDEISTGLDSSSTFQIVKFMRQLVHVMNETVVISLLQPPPETYNLFDDIILLSEGYIVYHGPRENILEFFESAGFRCPERKGVADFLQEVTSKKDQQQYWYLDREYHYVSVLEFAEHFKSFHVGQLMHKELQTPFEKSKTHPAALTTRKYGLSSWESFKAVMSREQLLMKRNSFIYIFKVTQLIILALMSMTVFLRTKMPHGQISDGNKFFGALTFSVITVMFNGFAELQLTIKKLPVFYKHRDFLFFPAWTFGLANIILKIPVSLVEAAVWVVLTYYVMGFAPAAGRFFRQFIAFFATHQVAMALFRFLGAILKTMVVANTFGVFVMLVIFIFGGFVIRRNDIKPWWIWGYWASPMMYSQNAISINEFLASRWAIPNNDTNIDAPTVGKAILKSKGLFTGEWGFWVSIGALIGFIILFNILYLWALTFLSPSSGSNTQISEGENSEHEMVVKGRHKDEISQAVCSDPGTNGATKRPAQSRVTLPFQPLSLCFNHVNYYVDMPEEMMEQGFTESRLQLLSDISGAFRPGVLTALVGVSGAGKTTLMDVLAGRKTSGVVEGDITLSGYPKKQETFARISGYCEQTDIHSPNVTVYESIIYSAWLRLSSDVDDSTKKMFVEEVMALVELDVLRNALVGLPGVSGLSTEQRKRLTIAVELVANPSIIFMDEPTSGLDARAAAIVMRTVRNTVNTGRTVVCTIHQPSIDIFESFDELLLLKRGGQVIYAGELGHHSHKLVEYFEAIPGVPKITEGYNPATWVLEVSSPLSEARLNMNFAEIYANSVLYRKNQELIKELSTAPPDYQDLSFPTKYSQNFYGQCLANFWKQYRSYWKNPPYNAMRYLMTLLFGLVFGTVFWQKGKKIDSQQDLYNLLGATYAATFFLGASNCMTVQPVVSIERAVFYREKAAGMYSPLSYAFAQACVEVIYNIMQGILYTVLIYAMIGYDWKADKFFYFLFFITASFNYFTLFGMMLVACTPSALLANILITFALPLWNLFAGFLIVRPAIPIWWRWYYWANPCAWTIYGAVASQFGEDGGLLSVPGGRSPVTVKEFLKDNLGIRHDFLGYAVLVHFAFIITFSFVFGYSIKFFNFQKR; encoded by the exons ATGGGCCGGGGAATCAGATTAGGGATGAGTTGCGAG GGACTCATTGGCCGGTTTGGCTCTTCAAACAAGAGGAACATCACCATACTTAAGAATGTCAATGGTGTCCTCAAGCCGTCCAG GATGACGCTTCTCCTTGGGCCTCCATCCTCAGGAAAGAGCACGCTCATGCGAGCACTCACTGGAAAGCTTGACAAAAATCTCAAG GTCTCTGGCAGCATCACATATTGTGGCCATCCAATTTCAGAATTCTATCCTGAGAGGACAAGCGCATATGTTGGTCAGTATGATCTCCACAATGCAGAGATGACTGTAAGAGAGACGTTGGATTTCTCCAGGAGGTGCCTAGGCATCGGTGCCAGATATGAGATGCTCGCAGAACTTGCTAGAAGGGAGCGGGATGCAGGCATTAAGCCAGATCCTGAGATTGATGCTTTCATGAAAGCTACTGCAGTACAAGGACAGGAGACTAATATTTTAACAGACGTCACTCTCAAG GTGCTTGGGCTGGACATTTGTGCTGATATTATTATTGGTGATGAGATGGTCAGAGGTATTTCTGGTGGGCAAAAGAAACGTGTGACAACTG GGGAGATGTTAACGGGGCCAGCAAGGGCTTTGTTTATGGACGAAATATCCACTGGACTGGATAGCTCGAGCACATTTCAGATTGTAAAGTTTATGAGACAATTGGTCCATGTAATGAATGAGACTGTCGTGATCTCTCTGCTCCAGCCACCGCCAGAGACCTACAATCTTTTTGATGACATAATCCTACTATCAGAAGGTTACATAGTCTACCATGGGCCACGCGAGAACATCTTGGAGTTCTTTGAGTCTGCTGGTTTCCGGTGCCCTGAAAGGAAAGGTGTTGCGGACTTTCTTCAAGAGGTCACTTCCAAGAAAGACCAGCAGCAATATTGGTACCTTGATCGGGAATATCATTATGTATCTGTACTGGAGTTTGCAGAACATTTCAAGTCATTCCATGTGGGCCAGCTGATGCATAAGGAGCTACAAACTCCTTTCGAGAAGTCCAAAACCCATCCTGCTGCATTGACCACCAGAAAGTATGGGCTTTCCAGCTGGGAATCATTTAAGGCAGTGATGTCAAGAGAGCAGCTGTTGATGAAGCGCAACTCCTTCATCTACATTTTCAAGGTCACCCAGTTGATCATCCTTGCGCTCATGTCCATGACTGTGTTCCTCAGAACAAAGATGCCCCATGGGCAGATTTCTGATGGCAACAAATTCTTTGGGGCTCTGACTTTTAGTGTGATAACGGTCATGTTCAATGGTTTTGCTGAGCTACAATTGACCATAAAGAAGCTACCAGTTTTCTACAAACATAGGGATTTCTTGTTCTTCCCTGCATGGACCTTTGGACTGGCAAACATAATCTTAAAAATTCCTGTTTCGCTCGTCGAAGCAGCAGTATGGGTTGTTCTCACGTACTACGTGATGGGGTTTGCACCTGCTGCAGGAAG GTTCTTTCGTCAGTTTATAGCATTTTTTGCCACACACCAAGTGGCAATGGCTTTATTCCGATTTCTTGGTGCTATTttgaaaacaatggttgtggCCAATACTTTCGGTGTGTTTGTGATGCTTGTTATTTTTATCTTTGGAGGATTTGTCATCCGTAGAA ATGACATCAAACCATGGTGGATCTGGGGTTACTGGGCATCTCCTATGATGTATAGCCAAAATGCAATATCTATCAACGAGTTCCTTGCCAGTAGATGGGCTATT CCAAACAATGATACAAATATTGACGCACCAACAGTGGGTAAAGCTATTCTTAAATCCAAAGGCTTGTTTACTGGTGAATGGGGATTTTGGGTTTCCATTGGAGCCCTTATAGGATTCATTATTTTGTTCAACATCCTGTACCTTTGGGCCCTCACATTCTTGAGTC CTAGTAGTGGCTCCAATACCCAAATTTCAGAAGGTGAAAACAGTGAACATGAAATGGTAGTGAAAGGAAGACACAAAGATGAAATATCCCAAGCTGTATGCAGTGATCCAG GCACTAATGGAGCAACAAAGAGACCAGCTCAGTCACGCGTCACTTTACCTTTCCAGCCTCTTTCACTTTGCTTTAACCATGTAAACTATTATGTGGACATGCCTGAA GAAATGATGGAACAAGGATTCACAGAAAGCCGTCTACAGTTGCTCTCTGATATTAGTGGTGCTTTCAGGCCAGGGGTCCTGACAGCATTAGTTGGTGTGAGTGGAGCTGGAAAGACCACTTTGATGGATGTCCTGGCAGGAAGGAAAACTAGTGGAGTTGTTGAAGGAGATATTACCCTGTCTGGTTACCCCAAAAAACAAGAAACTTTTGCTCGGATCAGTGGCTATTGCGAACAGACTGATATCCATTCTCCGAATGTTACTGTATATGAATCCATTATCTACTCTGCCTGGTTGCGTCTTTCCTCAGATGTTGATGACAGTACGAAGAAG ATGTTTGTGGAGGAAGTGATGGCCCTTGTAGAGCTTGATGTGTTGCGCAATGCACTGGTGGGTCTCCCTGGAGTTAGTGGGTTATCAACTGAACAAAGAAAAAGGCTTACAATTGCCGTGGAGCTGGTAGCGAACCCGTCAATCATTTTTATGGACGAGCCAACTTCGGGTCTTGACGCTCGAGCTGCAGCAATTGTCATGCGTACAGTGAGAAATACAGTTAACACTGGGCGTACTGTGGTTTGCACAATCCATCAGCCCAGCATTGATATATTCGAGTCTTTCGATGAG CTTCTGCTTTTGAAACGGGGAGGGCAAGTTATTTATGCTGGTGAACTTGGTCACCACTCTCACAAACTAGTCGAATATTTTGAG GCGATTCCAGGCGTTCCAAAGATCACAGAAGGATATAATCCTGCGACGTgggtgctggaagttagctcTCCTCTATCCGAGGCTCGCCTGAACATGAATTTTGCTGAAATTTATGCCAACTCTGTGCTTTATAG GAAAAACCAAGAGCTGATCAAGGAGTTGAGTACAGCGCCACCAGACTACCAGGATCTGTCATTTCCTACAAAATATTCGCAGAACTTCTACGGTCAATGTCTTGCAAACTTTTGGAAGCAATACCGTTCTTACTGGAAGAATCCACCCTACAATGCCATGCGCTATCTGATGACACTGCTCTTTGGCCTTGTATTTGGTACAGTATTTTggcaaaaaggaaagaaaat AGATTCACAACAAGATTTGTACAACCTACTTGGAGCCACCTATGCTGCTACCTTCTTTCTTGGGGCTTCCAATTGCATGACGGTTCAGCCTGTTGTGTCAATTGAGCGAGCAGTTTTCTATCGTGAAAAGGCAGCGGGGATGTATTCTCCATTATCCTATGCATTTGCTCAG GCATGTGTGGAGGTCATCTACAACATCATGCAGGGGATTCTGTACACGGTCCTCATATACGCGATGATTGGATATGATTGGAAAGCTGATAAATTCTTCTACTTCCTTTTCTTCATCACTGCGAGCTTCAACTACTTCACGCTGTTTGGTATGATGTTGGTAGCATGCACTCCGTCTGCATTGCTGGCAAACATTCTCATCACCTTTGCCCTACCCCTCTGGAACCTCTTTGCTGGATTCCTCATCGTCAGACCG GCAATACCAATTTGGTGGAGGTGGTATTACTGGGCCAACCCATGCGCCTGGACCATCTATGGTGCCGTGGCATCTCAGTTTGGTGAGGATGGTGGTTTGCTCTCAGTTCCTGGAGGGAGGAGCCCCGTGACGGTGAAGGAGTTCTTGAAGGATAATCTTGGGATCCGGCATGACTTCCTTGGCTATGCTGTGCTCGTCCATTTCGCCTTCATCATCACGTTCTCCTTTGTATTTGGTTATTCCATCAAGTTCTTCAACTTCCAGAAACGTTAG